One genomic segment of Sebastes fasciatus isolate fSebFas1 chromosome 17, fSebFas1.pri, whole genome shotgun sequence includes these proteins:
- the clk2a gene encoding dual specificity protein kinase CLK2 isoform X1: MPHTRRYSSSDRDSRSSYQDRYRDRDRDRGRRHRHRRSPSFSSSSDRERDRDRDRDRDRRGRGQRQEGSFVRSRSRSFDNRSTEHRPFDRRYCEGYRRLDQSRDQDRDREREPHGAAESYYPRDFSPNVYDYRRGREREREREESYRRKGSRRKHKRRRRRTRSYSPSSSRSDSRTRALSVRDDEEGHLICRSGDVLQERYEIASTLGEGTFGRVMQCIDLRRGGASVALKIIKNVEKYKEAARLEINVLEKINEKDPDNKFLCVQMYDWFDYHGHMCISFELLALSTFDFLKENNYLPYSIGQVRHMAYQICLAVKFLHDNKLTHTDLKPENILFVNSDFTMSFNVEKKREERTVKSTAVRVVDFGSATFDHEHHSTIVSTRHYRAPEVILELGWSHPCDVWSIGCILFEYYLGFTLFQTHDNREHLAMMERILGPVPSRMIRKTRKQKYFYRGRLDWDESSSAGKYVRENCKPLRRYLLSEAEEHHQLFDLIESMLEYEPTKRLVLADSLKHPFFENGAIGEAGSSKSWEGNRDISR, translated from the exons ATGCCTCACACTAGACGGTACTCGTCTTCGGACAGAGATAGCCGAAGCAGCTACCAAGATCGTTACAGAGACAGAGACcgagacagagggagaagacACCGGCACAGACGATCGCCTTCTTTCTCCTCCagcagtgacagagagagagacagagaccggGACCGGGACCGAGACAGAAGGGGACGAGGACAAAGACAGGAAGGAAGCTTTGTACGATCAAGGAG TCGTAGCTTTGACAATCGCTCTACGGAGCACCGGCCATTTGACCGCAGATACTGCGAGGGATACAGACGCTTGGATCAGAGCCGAGATCAAGACCGCGACAGAGAAAGGGAGCCACATGGAGCAGCTGAAAGCTACTATCCACGCGACTTCTCCCCAAACGTGTACGACTACCGACGTGGCCGCGAGAGGGAGCGCGAACGAGAAGAGTCGTACCGGCGGAAAGGCAGCAGGCGTAAGCACAAACGAAGGCGGCGTAGAACCAGGTCCTATAGCCCATCCTCCTCG CGGAGCGACAGCCGGACGCGGGCACTGAGTGTGAGGGACGACGAGGAAGGGCACCTGATCTGTCGGAGTGGGGACGTCCTGCAAGAGAGAT ATGAGATTGCCAGCACTTTGGGGGAAGGCACCTTTGGGAGGGTGATGCAGTGCATCGACCTTCGCAG GGGAGGAGCCTCAGTTGCtctgaaaataatcaaaaatgtGGAGAAGTACAAGGAAGCAGCTCGCCTGGAGATAAATGTACTGGAGAAGATCAATGAAAAGGACCCTGATAACAAATT CCTGTGTGTACAGATGTATGACTGGTTCGACTACCACGGTCACATGTGCATCTCCTTTGAGCTGCTAGCTCTCAGCACCTTCGACTTTCTGAAGGAAAACAACTACCTGCCCTACTCAATCGGTCAGGTCAGGCACATGGCCTACCAAATCTGTCTCGCTGTGAAGt TTCTCCATGACAAtaagctgacacacacagacctaAAGCCTGAGAACATCCTATTTGTCAACTCCGACTTCACAATGTCTTTCAATGTAGAGAAG AAGCGAGAAGAGCGGACGGTTAAGAGCACGGCAGTACGTGTGGTGGACTTTGGCAGCGCCACTTTTGACCACGAGCACCACAGCACCATTGTGTCCACGCGGCATTATCGTGCCCCTGAGGTCATACTAG AGCTGGGCTGGAGCCATCCCTGTGACGTGTGGAGCATTGGCTGTATCCTGTTTGAGTACTATCTGGGCTTCACCTTGTTTCAG ACTCATGACAACAGGGAGCATTTGGCCATGATGGAGAGAATCCTGGGAccagtgccctctaggatgaTTCGTAAAACGAG GAAGCAGAAGTATTTCTATCGTGGCCGTCTGGACTGGGACGAGAGCTCCTCAGCGGGGAAATACGTCAGAGAAAACTGCAAACCCTTGCGG CGGTACTTGCTGTCGGAGGCGGAGGAGCACCACCAGCTGTTTGACCTCATTGAAAGCATGTTGGAGTACGAGCCCACCAAGAGGCTGGTGCTGGCCGACTCCCTCAAACACCCTTTCTTTGAGAACGGGGCGATTGGCGAGGCAGGGAGCAGCAAGAGCTGGGAGGGCAACCGGGACATCAGCCGGTGA
- the clk2a gene encoding dual specificity protein kinase CLK2 isoform X2, giving the protein MQCIDLRRGGASVALKIIKNVEKYKEAARLEINVLEKINEKDPDNKFLCVQMYDWFDYHGHMCISFELLALSTFDFLKENNYLPYSIGQVRHMAYQICLAVKFLHDNKLTHTDLKPENILFVNSDFTMSFNVEKKREERTVKSTAVRVVDFGSATFDHEHHSTIVSTRHYRAPEVILELGWSHPCDVWSIGCILFEYYLGFTLFQTHDNREHLAMMERILGPVPSRMIRKTRKQKYFYRGRLDWDESSSAGKYVRENCKPLRRYLLSEAEEHHQLFDLIESMLEYEPTKRLVLADSLKHPFFENGAIGEAGSSKSWEGNRDISR; this is encoded by the exons ATGCAGTGCATCGACCTTCGCAG GGGAGGAGCCTCAGTTGCtctgaaaataatcaaaaatgtGGAGAAGTACAAGGAAGCAGCTCGCCTGGAGATAAATGTACTGGAGAAGATCAATGAAAAGGACCCTGATAACAAATT CCTGTGTGTACAGATGTATGACTGGTTCGACTACCACGGTCACATGTGCATCTCCTTTGAGCTGCTAGCTCTCAGCACCTTCGACTTTCTGAAGGAAAACAACTACCTGCCCTACTCAATCGGTCAGGTCAGGCACATGGCCTACCAAATCTGTCTCGCTGTGAAGt TTCTCCATGACAAtaagctgacacacacagacctaAAGCCTGAGAACATCCTATTTGTCAACTCCGACTTCACAATGTCTTTCAATGTAGAGAAG AAGCGAGAAGAGCGGACGGTTAAGAGCACGGCAGTACGTGTGGTGGACTTTGGCAGCGCCACTTTTGACCACGAGCACCACAGCACCATTGTGTCCACGCGGCATTATCGTGCCCCTGAGGTCATACTAG AGCTGGGCTGGAGCCATCCCTGTGACGTGTGGAGCATTGGCTGTATCCTGTTTGAGTACTATCTGGGCTTCACCTTGTTTCAG ACTCATGACAACAGGGAGCATTTGGCCATGATGGAGAGAATCCTGGGAccagtgccctctaggatgaTTCGTAAAACGAG GAAGCAGAAGTATTTCTATCGTGGCCGTCTGGACTGGGACGAGAGCTCCTCAGCGGGGAAATACGTCAGAGAAAACTGCAAACCCTTGCGG CGGTACTTGCTGTCGGAGGCGGAGGAGCACCACCAGCTGTTTGACCTCATTGAAAGCATGTTGGAGTACGAGCCCACCAAGAGGCTGGTGCTGGCCGACTCCCTCAAACACCCTTTCTTTGAGAACGGGGCGATTGGCGAGGCAGGGAGCAGCAAGAGCTGGGAGGGCAACCGGGACATCAGCCGGTGA
- the LOC141754638 gene encoding uncharacterized protein LOC141754638: MESIMSLGAPLKQFTSCMSGKSTSNKRRPSQSVRRSSFTRRKSVSRRRSLPCNPQKVPDSWLRMYQADLKRERKRQQAILAKKNAERVVRKTHFRSHHCLPRHTTSARRSAKDESFFGAFQGLSLDGLMGGSTRSPAISMAPAGGGDQCNVM; encoded by the exons ATGGAATCCATAATGTCGCTGGGTGCTCCTCTGAAGCAGTTCACCAGCTGCATGTCAGGGAAAAGCACCTCCAACAAGAGAAGGCCCAGCCAGTCTGTCCGCAGAAGCAGCTTCACCCGCAGAAAGAGCGTCAGTAGGAGGAGAAGTCTTCCCTGCAACCCCCAGAAAGTCCCGGACTCCTGGCTCAGAATGTACCAGGCTGACCTGAAGAGAGAAAG GAAACGACAGCAAGCCATCCTGGCCAAGAAGAATGCAGAGAGGGTGGTCAGAAAAACTCACTTCCGGAGCCACCACTGCCTGCCAAGG CACACCACCTCTGCCAGAAGATCAGCGAAGGACGAGTCCTTCTTCGGAGCCTTCCAAGGCCTCAGTCTGGACGGACTGATGGGAGGTAGCACTAGATCTCCTGCTATCTCTATGGCTCCTGCTGGTGGAGGAGATCAGTGCAATGTCATGTGA